The Canis lupus familiaris isolate Mischka breed German Shepherd chromosome X, alternate assembly UU_Cfam_GSD_1.0, whole genome shotgun sequence genome has a segment encoding these proteins:
- the GPR174 gene encoding probable G-protein coupled receptor 174 yields MPINVTCTGPDGDKTDFRYFIYAVTYTVILVPGLIGNILALWVFYGYMKETKRAVIFMINLAIADLLQVLSLPLRIFYYLNHDWPFGPGLCMFCFYLKYVNMYASIYFLVCISVRRFLFLIYPFRFHDCKQKYDLYISIAGWLIICLACLLFPLLRTSDDTAGNRTKCFVDLPTRNVNLAQYIAMMTIGELIGFVTPLLIVLYCTWKTVLSLHDKYPVAQDLGEKKKALKMILTCAGVFLICFAPYHFSFPLDFLVKSNKIQSCLTRRVILIFHSVALCLASMNSCLDPVIYYFTTNEFRRRLSRQDSIQLHAKSFVSNHTTELC; encoded by the coding sequence ATGCCTATTAATGTCACGTGTACTGGGCCAGATGGGGACAAGACAGATTTTCGATATTTTATCTATGCAGTGACATATACTGTAATTCTTGTGCCAGGTCTCATAGGGAATATATTAGCTTTATGGGTATTTTATGGCTATATGAAAGAAACCAAACGGGCTGTGATATTCATGATAAACTTAGCCATTGCTGACTTACTACAAGTTCTCTCCCTGCCACTGAGGATCTTTTACTACTTAAATCATGACTGGCCATTTGGGCCTGGCCTCTGCATGTTCTGTTTCTACCTGAAGTATGTCAACATGTATGCAAGCATCTACTTCTTGGTCTGCATAAGCGTGAGACggtttttgtttcttatatacCCCTTTCGCTTCCATGATTGCAAACAGAAATATGACCTATATATCAGCATTGCTGgctggttgatcatctgccttgcctgtcttctctttcctctcctcagaACCAGTGATGACACCGCAGGTAATAGAACCAAATGTTTTGTGGATCTTCCTACCAGGAATGTCAATTTGGCCCAGTATATTGCCATGATGACCATTGGCGAATTGATTGGGTTTGTCACTCCTCTTCTGATTGTCCTATATTGTACCTGGAAGACAGTTTTATCACTGCATGATAAATATCCTGTGGCCCAAGAccttggggagaaaaagaaagccttGAAGATGATTCTAACCTGTGCAGGAGTATTCCTAATTTGCTTTGCACCTTATCACTTCAGTTTTCCTTTGGATTTCCTGGTCAAGTCCAACAAAATTCAAAGCTGCCTAACCAGAAGGGTGATTCTAATATTTCATTCAGTTGCTCTCTGTCTTGCTAGTATGAATTCCTGTCTTGACCCAGTCATATACTACTTCACCACTAATGAGTTCAGAAGACGACTTTCAAGACAAGATAGCATCCAACTCCATGCAAAATCCTTTGTAAGCAACCATACCACTGAATTAtgctaa